In one Bradyrhizobium cosmicum genomic region, the following are encoded:
- a CDS encoding TonB-dependent receptor, with translation MLSIRIARPRRVLLASAALTSFAVIDLPSASAQQVRDPLPPIEVSPAQSRKQASPAGREGQSPRRAAARRSSTAAAAPKPAAPVASAQTQAQTPLNSNAVAESASRLGLTVRETPATVEVISAATMREQGYRTVSEVAAGAVGVTSGDNPAEPAAFSMRGFTNSQINTLYNGIKIGPQNMTSRITDTANLEAVEFLKGPASLISGEGAAGGAINFVTKQPHTGPIRNEADFSWDSLNSFRAHYGSGGSTNLQGLDYRFDVSRSSLNGFADDTNTKTLDVSGQLNYRISDSLKVWGAIEYREDRSKAYWGAPLVPVAYSGSHATSGIVSGNYVSNYNGTNLGAVTIDDRTFNTNYNVLDNRNVAQEVWLRGGFELKLAPDLTLKSQAYGYGAERTWFNNEIEAFNAGTNLVDRERFYVAHSQRLVGNITDLIWDANIAGFDNRLVTTLSSSYLDFVRPGAANFPGDSVSLVDPVRGYYGLLTTQQQTARIDNEALSFEDRLKLTRTFSLIGGLRVEHIGLDRNSTDKNGLEKAGFPFTKDWAPVTGRIGYTWEAVPGLTFFSQYATGADVAANTSFLLLPTQPLDLTTSRTYETGVKHLFWDNRAEWSFSAYDILRKNVYAAAGGMQLNIAGRQESKGVELAAAVRPIESLRLWGNIAYVDARYADYDFVGGSFSGNTPPNVPRIVANAGASWRFFTPWPVELGITGRHVGDRYNTDANVVTMKAYTVADVYAFVDIPKTVFNAVDQARLTFRVRNIADKRYAIWGDPFYPDQILLGAPRTYELSAAFKW, from the coding sequence GTGTTGTCCATCCGTATTGCACGACCGCGCCGCGTCCTGCTCGCGTCCGCCGCTCTCACATCGTTTGCCGTTATCGATCTGCCCTCAGCGTCGGCGCAGCAGGTCCGCGATCCCCTGCCGCCCATCGAAGTGTCCCCGGCCCAGTCCCGCAAGCAGGCGAGCCCCGCCGGCCGGGAAGGGCAGAGCCCGCGCCGCGCGGCGGCGCGCAGGTCCTCGACTGCAGCAGCCGCGCCAAAGCCCGCCGCGCCGGTCGCTTCGGCGCAGACCCAAGCGCAAACACCGCTCAACAGCAACGCTGTCGCCGAAAGCGCCTCGCGCCTTGGCCTGACGGTGCGCGAAACGCCTGCGACCGTCGAGGTCATCTCCGCAGCGACCATGCGCGAGCAGGGCTATCGCACCGTGTCCGAAGTCGCGGCAGGCGCGGTCGGCGTCACCTCCGGCGACAACCCGGCCGAGCCCGCGGCCTTCTCGATGCGCGGCTTCACCAACAGCCAGATCAACACCCTCTACAACGGCATCAAGATCGGCCCGCAGAACATGACCTCGCGGATCACCGACACGGCCAATCTGGAAGCCGTGGAATTCCTGAAGGGTCCGGCCTCGCTGATCTCGGGCGAGGGCGCCGCAGGCGGCGCGATCAATTTCGTCACCAAGCAGCCGCACACAGGCCCGATCCGGAACGAGGCGGATTTTTCCTGGGATTCGCTGAACTCCTTCCGTGCCCATTACGGGTCGGGCGGCAGCACCAATTTGCAGGGGCTCGACTATCGTTTCGACGTCAGCCGTTCCTCCCTCAATGGCTTTGCCGACGATACCAACACCAAGACGCTGGATGTGTCGGGTCAGCTCAACTACCGCATCTCGGACAGCCTCAAGGTCTGGGGCGCGATCGAGTATCGCGAGGACCGCTCGAAGGCCTATTGGGGTGCGCCGCTGGTGCCGGTGGCCTATAGCGGTTCGCACGCCACGAGCGGCATCGTCTCCGGCAATTACGTCTCGAACTATAACGGAACCAATCTCGGCGCGGTCACCATCGACGACCGTACCTTCAACACCAACTACAACGTCCTCGACAATCGCAACGTCGCGCAGGAGGTTTGGCTCCGCGGCGGGTTTGAGCTGAAGCTCGCGCCAGACCTGACCTTGAAGAGCCAGGCTTATGGCTATGGGGCCGAGCGCACCTGGTTCAACAACGAGATCGAGGCGTTCAACGCCGGAACGAACCTGGTCGATCGTGAGCGATTCTATGTCGCGCACAGCCAGCGGCTGGTCGGCAACATCACCGACCTGATCTGGGATGCGAACATCGCAGGTTTCGACAACCGGCTGGTCACGACACTGTCGTCGAGCTACCTCGACTTTGTCAGGCCGGGCGCGGCAAACTTCCCTGGCGACTCCGTCTCGCTGGTCGATCCTGTCAGAGGCTATTACGGCCTGCTTACGACGCAGCAGCAAACTGCGCGCATCGACAACGAGGCGCTGTCGTTCGAGGACCGGCTGAAGCTCACGCGGACCTTCTCGCTGATCGGCGGCCTCCGGGTCGAGCATATCGGGCTCGACCGCAACTCGACTGACAAGAACGGGCTGGAGAAGGCCGGCTTTCCGTTCACGAAGGACTGGGCGCCGGTGACGGGCCGCATCGGCTACACTTGGGAGGCCGTGCCCGGCCTGACTTTCTTCAGCCAGTACGCGACCGGCGCCGACGTTGCCGCAAACACCAGCTTCCTGCTGTTGCCGACCCAGCCGCTGGACTTGACGACCTCGCGAACCTACGAGACCGGGGTCAAGCACCTGTTCTGGGACAACAGGGCGGAGTGGTCGTTCTCGGCCTACGACATCCTGCGCAAGAACGTCTACGCCGCGGCGGGTGGGATGCAGCTCAACATCGCCGGGCGGCAGGAATCCAAGGGCGTGGAGCTCGCCGCCGCGGTGCGTCCGATCGAATCGCTGCGCCTGTGGGGCAACATCGCCTATGTCGATGCGCGCTACGCCGACTACGATTTCGTCGGCGGCTCGTTCTCGGGCAACACGCCGCCGAACGTGCCGCGCATCGTTGCCAACGCCGGCGCGTCATGGCGGTTCTTCACGCCCTGGCCGGTTGAGCTCGGAATCACCGGACGTCATGTCGGCGACCGCTACAACACCGATGCCAACGTCGTGACGATGAAGGCGTACACGGTGGCCGACGTCTATGCCTTCGTCGATATCCCGAAGACGGTGTTCAACGCGGTCGATCAGGCCCGCCTGACCTTCCGCGTCCGGAACATCGCCGACAAGCGCTATGCGATCTGGGGCGATCCGTTCTATCCCGACCAGATCCTGCTCGGCGCACCGCGCACCTACGAGCTTTCGGCCGCGTTCAAATGGTAG
- a CDS encoding histidine phosphatase family protein: MEGETLLWLIRHAPVAGVAGTIHASDAPADLGDRAQLETLRQRLPRDAASYASPSRRTVETAGALRLEPSLMTEFSEQHFGDWTGRKHDELAATGGETYTEFWSDPAHKRPPGGESFEDQVARVRQGLSRIGSGPATLVVHSGTIRSVLCIALDLTPEAALRFVVDPLSLTRIDRLAAGWRVVSVNQRMT, from the coding sequence ATGGAGGGCGAGACCTTGCTCTGGCTGATACGACATGCGCCCGTCGCCGGCGTCGCGGGGACGATCCACGCGTCCGACGCGCCGGCGGATCTCGGCGATCGCGCGCAACTGGAGACGCTGCGGCAACGCCTGCCGCGCGATGCGGCGAGCTATGCCAGCCCGTCGCGGCGCACGGTCGAGACCGCGGGCGCCCTTCGGCTCGAACCGTCATTGATGACCGAATTCAGCGAGCAGCATTTTGGCGACTGGACCGGCCGGAAGCACGACGAACTCGCCGCGACCGGTGGGGAGACCTACACGGAATTCTGGAGCGATCCCGCCCACAAGAGACCGCCGGGCGGCGAAAGCTTCGAGGATCAGGTCGCGCGCGTGCGGCAGGGACTTTCGCGGATCGGCTCCGGCCCAGCGACACTTGTCGTACATTCCGGCACCATCCGCTCCGTGCTCTGCATCGCGCTGGATCTGACGCCGGAAGCGGCGTTGCGCTTCGTGGTCGATCCGCTGTCGCTGACCCGGATCGACCGACTCGCCGCCGGCTGGCGCGTCGTCTCGGTCAACCAGCGCATGACCTGA
- the cobT gene encoding nicotinate-nucleotide--dimethylbenzimidazole phosphoribosyltransferase produces the protein MLPEWVYQTCPDVSAVHREAAIARQAQLTKPTGALGRLEQLAIELAGLQATEQPRAARVPIIVFAGDHGIVAQGVSAYPQAVTIAMMANFASGGAAISVLARELGASLEVVDAGTLAQGEMTGVVTDKPRHGTCDFSVQAALTPAELAFAFEAGQRAVARAGVSQPDLLIFGEMGIGNTTTSAAIAASLLGVSAEEIAGSGTGIDAAGRAHKARVIDAAIARHGVAGASPEKILCAVGGLEIAAICGAIIAAAQRRIPVLIDGFIVSVAALAAARLNPSCQPYLLPSHQSAEQGHRLVLCALDVQPLISLDLRLGEGSGAAIALPLVRSACALHNGMATFAQANVPDRPA, from the coding sequence ATGCTTCCCGAATGGGTCTATCAGACGTGCCCCGATGTCTCCGCCGTTCACCGCGAGGCGGCGATCGCGCGGCAGGCGCAACTGACAAAGCCCACCGGTGCGCTCGGCCGGCTGGAACAGCTCGCGATCGAGCTTGCGGGCCTGCAGGCGACCGAGCAGCCGCGTGCGGCGCGGGTGCCGATCATCGTCTTCGCCGGCGATCACGGCATCGTCGCGCAGGGCGTGTCGGCCTATCCGCAAGCCGTCACCATCGCGATGATGGCGAATTTCGCCTCCGGCGGCGCCGCGATCTCCGTGCTGGCGCGCGAGCTTGGCGCGAGCCTCGAGGTGGTCGATGCCGGCACGCTGGCGCAGGGGGAGATGACGGGCGTCGTCACCGACAAGCCGCGCCATGGTACCTGCGATTTCAGCGTCCAAGCCGCGCTGACGCCTGCCGAACTGGCGTTCGCCTTCGAAGCCGGCCAGCGCGCGGTGGCGCGCGCCGGGGTCAGCCAGCCTGATCTGCTGATCTTCGGCGAGATGGGCATCGGCAACACCACGACATCGGCGGCGATTGCCGCGAGCCTTCTCGGCGTGAGCGCTGAGGAGATCGCGGGCAGCGGTACCGGCATCGATGCGGCCGGCCGCGCGCACAAGGCGCGCGTGATCGACGCTGCGATTGCGCGCCATGGCGTTGCCGGGGCCTCGCCCGAAAAAATCCTGTGCGCGGTCGGCGGCCTCGAGATCGCAGCGATCTGCGGCGCGATCATTGCGGCAGCGCAACGCCGCATCCCAGTATTGATCGACGGATTCATCGTCTCGGTCGCGGCGCTTGCGGCGGCGCGGCTCAATCCGTCGTGCCAGCCATACCTGTTGCCGTCGCATCAATCGGCGGAGCAGGGGCATCGGCTGGTGCTGTGCGCGCTCGACGTGCAGCCGCTGATCAGCCTCGATCTCAGGCTCGGCGAGGGATCGGGCGCCGCCATCGCGCTGCCGCTGGTGCGGTCGGCGTGTGCGCTTCACAACGGCATGGCGACGTTTGCCCAAGCCAACGTGCCGGATCGTCCCGCCTGA
- the cobF gene encoding precorrin-6A synthase (deacetylating), which yields MLTLSLIGIGCGDPEQLTRAAIRAINAADLVLIPRKGSAKSDLADLRRTICTNVLTNDQTRIAEFDLPVRDAGEADYRKGVDDWHDAVAAIWSRTIASHLEGDGKVALLIWGDPSLYDSSLRIARRLTPLPTIEVVPGITSIQALCAAHALPLNDIGEPFLVTTGRRLREGGWPQGVDTVVVMLDGGTAFQSLDPEGLQIWWGAYLGMPDQVVLSGALVEVGPRIVAARQEARERHGWIMDSYILKRRA from the coding sequence ATGCTCACGCTCTCCCTGATAGGCATCGGTTGCGGCGATCCCGAGCAGCTCACGCGCGCCGCGATCCGTGCCATCAACGCGGCTGATCTCGTCCTGATCCCGCGCAAGGGGAGCGCGAAATCCGATCTCGCCGATCTCAGGCGGACGATCTGCACGAACGTTCTGACCAACGACCAGACGCGCATCGCCGAGTTCGATCTGCCCGTGCGCGACGCCGGTGAAGCGGACTACCGCAAGGGCGTGGACGATTGGCACGATGCGGTTGCAGCGATCTGGTCGCGGACGATCGCGAGTCATCTCGAAGGCGATGGCAAGGTCGCGCTGCTGATCTGGGGCGATCCCTCGCTCTACGATTCCTCGTTGCGCATCGCACGGCGACTCACTCCCTTGCCGACAATTGAGGTCGTGCCCGGCATCACCTCGATCCAGGCGCTGTGCGCAGCCCATGCGCTGCCGCTCAACGACATCGGCGAACCGTTTCTGGTCACGACGGGGCGCCGCTTGCGCGAGGGTGGCTGGCCGCAGGGCGTCGATACCGTGGTGGTGATGCTCGACGGCGGCACCGCATTCCAGTCGCTTGATCCCGAAGGCCTGCAGATCTGGTGGGGCGCCTATCTCGGCATGCCCGACCAGGTCGTTCTATCCGGCGCGCTGGTTGAGGTCGGCCCGCGCATCGTGGCCGCGCGCCAGGAGGCGCGCGAGCGGCATGGCTGGATCATGGACAGCTACATTCTCAAGCGCAGGGCGTAA
- a CDS encoding energy-coupling factor ABC transporter permease: MHIEPGIVTGAKLVLSYATGIAACGVALKLAVETAREQGVGSLALRTLATTALVFTFFEILPHFPVGVSEVHFILGSTLFLLFGAAPAALGLAFGLLFQGIFFEPPDLPQFGMNVTTLLVPLFGIQAIAARIISRNTAYVDLSYRQALALSTTYQAGVIGWVAFWALYGSGFAMSNLANIATFAASYALVIVIEPLADLAVLALAKSLRGVTAPGLVTPRLHNAA, encoded by the coding sequence ATGCATATCGAACCCGGGATCGTGACGGGCGCCAAGCTCGTGTTGAGTTACGCAACAGGCATCGCCGCCTGCGGTGTTGCGCTGAAGCTCGCGGTCGAGACCGCGCGCGAGCAGGGCGTCGGCTCGCTTGCGTTGCGCACCCTCGCCACCACCGCGCTTGTCTTCACCTTCTTCGAGATCCTGCCGCACTTCCCGGTCGGCGTCTCCGAGGTGCACTTCATTCTCGGCTCGACCTTGTTCCTGTTGTTCGGGGCGGCCCCCGCAGCTCTCGGCCTCGCCTTCGGTCTGCTGTTCCAGGGCATCTTCTTCGAGCCGCCGGATTTGCCGCAATTCGGCATGAACGTCACCACGCTGCTGGTGCCGCTGTTTGGGATCCAGGCGATTGCAGCGCGGATCATTTCGCGCAACACCGCCTATGTCGATCTCAGCTATCGCCAGGCGCTGGCGCTTTCGACGACCTACCAGGCCGGCGTGATCGGCTGGGTCGCGTTCTGGGCGCTCTATGGCTCCGGCTTTGCCATGAGCAATCTCGCCAACATCGCGACCTTCGCCGCCTCCTATGCGCTCGTCATCGTGATCGAGCCGCTGGCTGATCTGGCGGTGCTGGCGCTGGCGAAGTCGCTGCGCGGCGTCACCGCGCCCGGCCTCGTCACCCCGCGCCTGCACAACGCGGCCTGA
- the cobA gene encoding uroporphyrinogen-III C-methyltransferase has protein sequence MSGFVTFISAGPGDPELLTLKGVARLREADVVLYDDLASGAILDLARPGANLVAVGKRAGRASTKQHHVNRLLVDYAATGVRVARLKSGDAGIFGRLEEEIETLREAGIGYEIIPGVTTACVAAAQAGIPLTRRHTSRRVQFVTGADVTGELPQNLNWAALADPEATTVVYMGRRTFPALVAKLIEHGLAPGTPALFAESLGRPDERLVRTTIAELAEQLARGGAASTAAVILFGALAGDYPS, from the coding sequence GTGAGCGGATTCGTCACTTTCATTTCCGCCGGCCCCGGCGATCCGGAGCTGCTCACGCTGAAGGGTGTTGCGCGGCTGCGCGAGGCGGACGTCGTGCTCTATGACGATCTCGCTTCCGGCGCGATCCTCGATCTCGCCCGTCCCGGCGCCAATCTCGTCGCGGTGGGCAAACGGGCAGGGCGGGCCTCGACCAAGCAGCACCACGTCAACCGGCTGCTGGTCGACTATGCGGCGACCGGCGTCCGCGTGGCGCGGCTGAAATCGGGCGATGCCGGCATTTTCGGCCGGCTCGAGGAGGAGATCGAGACGCTGCGCGAGGCCGGCATCGGCTACGAGATCATTCCCGGCGTCACCACCGCCTGCGTCGCTGCGGCGCAAGCCGGAATTCCGCTGACCCGGCGCCACACCTCGCGCCGGGTGCAGTTCGTCACCGGGGCCGACGTCACCGGTGAGCTGCCCCAGAACCTGAACTGGGCGGCGCTGGCCGATCCCGAAGCGACCACCGTGGTCTATATGGGCCGCCGCACCTTTCCGGCGCTTGTCGCGAAATTGATCGAGCACGGTCTGGCGCCAGGCACTCCGGCGCTGTTCGCTGAATCTCTCGGGCGCCCCGATGAGCGGCTGGTCCGCACCACAATTGCCGAACTGGCGGAGCAGCTTGCGCGCGGCGGCGCGGCGTCGACGGCGGCCGTGATTCTGTTCGGTGCGCTCGCAGGGGATTATCCGTCATGA
- a CDS encoding cobyrinate a,c-diamide synthase — protein sequence MAAGLVISAPASGVGKTTLTLALARAWRNRGLNVQCFKSGPDYIDPAFHAAATGRASVNVDSWAMDRATIAHLVSRGADADVVLAEGSMGLFDGVAARGVSGTGATADIAQMLGWPVLLVIDPSGQAQTAAAIAAGLRDYRPGVRLAGVVLNRIASPRHENLVRHALIEAGINVFGALPRHAEISLPKRHLGLVQAEEQAEIGTLIDEAARFVAEHVDLDAVLRSAAAWSPQPAANGLNVTPPGQRIAIARDAAFSFVYPHMLEAWRAAGAEIQPFSPLADEAPDASADVCWLPGGYPELHAGTIAANARFRSSLRAFAETRPVHGECGGYMVLGEGLTDADGIRHEMTGLLGLETSFAKRRMHLGYRLAALAGPMPGHQVGARLRGHEFHYSTILAQPDTPLAVVHDATGAVIAETGSRRGHATGTFFHLIAEDR from the coding sequence ATGGCGGCCGGCCTCGTCATCTCCGCGCCGGCCTCCGGCGTCGGCAAGACGACGCTGACGCTGGCGCTCGCGCGCGCCTGGCGCAATCGCGGTTTGAACGTGCAGTGCTTCAAGAGCGGTCCGGACTATATCGACCCCGCCTTCCATGCCGCTGCGACGGGACGGGCCTCGGTCAATGTCGACAGTTGGGCGATGGACCGGGCAACGATCGCGCATCTCGTTAGCCGCGGTGCGGACGCCGATGTCGTGCTTGCCGAAGGCTCGATGGGTCTGTTCGACGGCGTTGCTGCGCGCGGTGTCTCAGGCACCGGCGCCACCGCCGATATCGCGCAGATGTTGGGCTGGCCCGTGCTGCTGGTGATCGACCCTTCCGGGCAGGCTCAGACGGCGGCAGCGATCGCCGCAGGTCTTCGCGACTATCGCCCCGGCGTGCGCCTTGCCGGCGTCGTGCTCAATCGCATCGCCAGCCCGCGCCACGAAAACCTCGTGCGGCATGCGCTGATCGAGGCCGGCATCAACGTGTTCGGCGCGCTGCCCCGCCATGCCGAGATCAGCCTGCCGAAGCGGCATCTCGGCCTGGTGCAGGCCGAGGAGCAGGCGGAGATCGGCACGTTGATCGACGAGGCGGCGCGCTTCGTCGCCGAGCATGTCGATCTCGACGCGGTGCTGCGATCGGCCGCGGCATGGTCGCCGCAGCCCGCCGCGAATGGTTTGAACGTAACACCGCCCGGCCAGCGCATCGCAATCGCGCGCGACGCGGCGTTCTCCTTCGTCTATCCGCACATGCTGGAAGCCTGGCGCGCGGCGGGCGCCGAAATCCAGCCGTTCTCGCCGCTGGCCGATGAGGCGCCAGACGCGAGCGCCGATGTGTGCTGGCTGCCCGGCGGCTATCCCGAGCTTCATGCGGGAACGATCGCGGCCAATGCGCGCTTTCGCAGCAGCTTGCGCGCGTTCGCCGAGACGCGGCCGGTGCACGGCGAATGCGGAGGCTATATGGTGCTAGGCGAGGGCCTCACCGATGCCGACGGCATCCGCCATGAGATGACGGGCCTGCTCGGCCTGGAGACGAGCTTTGCCAAACGCCGCATGCATCTGGGCTATCGTCTCGCCGCGCTCGCTGGCCCGATGCCGGGGCATCAGGTCGGCGCGCGGCTGCGCGGCCACGAGTTCCACTATTCGACGATTCTCGCGCAGCCGGACACGCCGCTCGCGGTCGTGCACGATGCTACCGGCGCCGTCATCGCCGAGACCGGCTCGCGGCGGGGGCACGCCACCGGCACGTTCTTCCATCTGATCGCGGAGGACCGGTGA
- the cobM gene encoding precorrin-4 C(11)-methyltransferase, with the protein MTVHFIGAGPGAPDLLTLRGRDLIAACPVCLYAGSLVPEGVLAHCPPGARIVNTAPLSLDDIIAEIAAAHADGKDVARLHSGDLSIWSAMGEQLRRLRSLGIPYTVTPGVPSFSAAAAALETELTLPGLAQTVVLTRTPGRASAMPEGEKLAAFAATGAVLAIHLSIHLLDTIIAELTPHYGADCPVAIVWRASWPDQRIVRATLATLDRAVGSEMERIALILVGKTLGAANFDESRLYAADYDRRYRPVGAEPRFPEAS; encoded by the coding sequence ATGACTGTACATTTCATCGGCGCTGGGCCGGGCGCCCCCGATCTGTTGACGCTGCGGGGCCGCGATCTGATCGCCGCCTGTCCGGTCTGCCTCTATGCGGGCTCGTTGGTGCCCGAAGGTGTGCTGGCGCATTGCCCGCCCGGTGCGCGCATCGTCAACACCGCGCCGCTGTCGCTCGACGACATCATCGCGGAGATCGCTGCCGCGCATGCGGACGGCAAGGATGTCGCGCGGCTGCATTCCGGCGATCTCTCGATCTGGTCGGCGATGGGCGAGCAGCTTCGTCGCCTGCGGTCCCTCGGGATTCCCTATACGGTCACGCCGGGCGTGCCGTCCTTCTCGGCCGCTGCGGCCGCACTGGAGACTGAGCTCACGCTGCCCGGCCTTGCACAGACGGTGGTGCTGACGCGCACGCCGGGCCGCGCCAGCGCGATGCCCGAGGGCGAGAAGCTCGCCGCATTCGCCGCGACCGGTGCGGTGCTCGCAATCCATCTATCGATCCATCTGCTCGACACGATCATCGCCGAGCTGACGCCGCATTACGGCGCGGACTGTCCCGTCGCGATCGTCTGGCGCGCGAGCTGGCCGGACCAGCGCATCGTCCGCGCCACGCTGGCGACGCTCGATCGCGCCGTCGGAAGCGAGATGGAACGCATCGCGCTCATCCTGGTCGGCAAGACGCTCGGCGCTGCCAATTTTGACGAGAGCCGTCTCTATGCCGCCGACTACGACCGCCGCTATCGGCCTGTCGGCGCCGAGCCGCGCTTTCCGGAGGCGTCGTGA
- a CDS encoding cobalamin biosynthesis protein, with protein sequence MKVAGLGFKRNVTLASLREALLAAGGPEGLAAVATVSDKADAEVLKQLARECGVPIKAVSADVLAGVDTPTQSSLVVEKFGTGSVAEAAALAAAGPRARLIATRVVSQDRTATAAIAEGDGA encoded by the coding sequence ATGAAGGTCGCCGGACTCGGGTTCAAGCGGAATGTCACGCTGGCTTCGCTGCGCGAGGCTCTTCTGGCGGCCGGCGGCCCTGAAGGCCTTGCGGCGGTGGCGACCGTCAGCGACAAGGCTGATGCGGAGGTGCTCAAGCAGCTCGCGCGTGAATGCGGCGTACCGATCAAGGCGGTATCAGCCGATGTCTTGGCCGGTGTCGATACGCCGACGCAGTCAAGTCTCGTCGTTGAAAAGTTCGGCACGGGCTCGGTCGCCGAAGCCGCGGCGCTCGCGGCCGCTGGCCCTCGCGCGAGGCTGATCGCGACGCGCGTGGTCTCGCAGGACCGCACCGCCACCGCCGCGATCGCCGAAGGAGACGGCGCATGA
- the cbiE gene encoding precorrin-6y C5,15-methyltransferase (decarboxylating) subunit CbiE codes for MADPWLTIIGIGEDGLAGLSEASRKALEDAETVFGGERHLALAGVTGRGRPWPVPFDAEIVLSCRGRPTAVLASGDPFWYGAGASLAEKLHSDEWIAYPGPSTFSLAAARLGWRLESVACLGLHAAPFERLVPHLAKDARIICLVRDAAAIGDLAKWLTERGWGPSLLWTLAALGGPRERIDQHRVDLFADDLSEKLVAVALLARGTQGIPRSSGLPDDLFVHDGQISKRPVRALALSALAPRPGERLWDIGAGSGSISVEWALCGGSATAIEAREDRVANIRSNAAAFGLAHRVSVIPGKAPEALAALEAPDAVFIGGGLDGAMFDAVWSLLAPGTRLVAHSVTLETEALLGELHQRHGGELMRVEIAHAAPLGRFRSWEAARPVVQWSAVR; via the coding sequence ATGGCTGATCCCTGGCTGACCATCATCGGTATCGGCGAAGATGGCCTTGCCGGGCTGTCCGAGGCAAGCCGAAAGGCGCTCGAGGATGCCGAAACCGTGTTTGGTGGTGAGCGGCATCTGGCGCTTGCCGGCGTGACGGGGCGTGGTCGTCCGTGGCCGGTGCCGTTCGATGCGGAAATCGTGCTGAGCTGCCGTGGCCGGCCGACCGCGGTGCTCGCCTCGGGCGATCCGTTCTGGTACGGCGCCGGCGCGAGTCTTGCCGAGAAGCTCCATAGTGACGAATGGATCGCGTATCCCGGTCCCTCGACATTCTCGCTCGCTGCCGCCCGGCTTGGCTGGCGTCTCGAATCGGTCGCGTGCCTTGGGCTTCATGCCGCCCCGTTCGAGCGGCTGGTGCCGCATCTCGCAAAAGACGCACGCATCATCTGTCTGGTGCGCGACGCAGCGGCGATCGGCGATCTCGCGAAATGGCTGACGGAGCGCGGATGGGGCCCTTCACTCCTGTGGACTCTTGCGGCCCTTGGCGGTCCACGCGAACGCATCGACCAGCATCGCGTCGACCTCTTTGCAGATGATCTCTCGGAGAAACTGGTTGCGGTCGCGCTGCTGGCGAGGGGAACTCAGGGCATTCCTCGCAGCTCGGGACTGCCGGACGATCTCTTCGTCCACGACGGCCAGATCTCCAAGCGGCCGGTGCGCGCCCTCGCGCTCTCGGCGCTGGCGCCGCGCCCGGGTGAACGGCTGTGGGACATCGGCGCCGGCTCGGGCTCGATCTCGGTGGAGTGGGCGCTGTGCGGCGGGTCAGCGACCGCCATCGAGGCGCGCGAGGATCGTGTCGCGAATATCCGTAGCAATGCGGCGGCGTTCGGATTGGCGCATCGTGTCAGCGTCATCCCCGGAAAAGCGCCCGAGGCCCTTGCAGCGCTGGAGGCACCGGATGCCGTCTTCATTGGCGGTGGCCTCGATGGCGCAATGTTCGATGCCGTCTGGTCGCTGCTCGCGCCCGGTACGCGCCTCGTCGCTCATTCAGTGACGCTGGAAACGGAAGCGCTGCTCGGCGAGTTGCATCAGCGCCATGGCGGCGAGCTGATGCGGGTCGAGATTGCGCATGCCGCGCCGCTCGGCCGCTTCCGGTCGTGGGAGGCGGCACGGCCGGTGGTGCAGTGGAGTGCGGTTCGATGA
- a CDS encoding cobalt-precorrin-6A reductase, protein MMRALILGGIADASLLAAEIARAGIDAVYSYGGRTRAPADQPLPTRIGGFGGVSGLADYIRREGITHVIDATHPFAAEMSRNAVAACAETGTPLIALERAPWVKASDDNWIEVADVNAAVAALPNAPAKVFLAIGRQHIAPFAAKPQHAYTLRFVDPPEASLPFPADVIVSRGPFTFDGELGMMRARGIAWIVARNSGGNGARAKIDAARMLGLPVIMISRPRLPERLRVESVAEVMQWLGHRTCLGA, encoded by the coding sequence ATAATGCGCGCCCTCATTCTGGGCGGAATTGCCGATGCGAGCCTGCTCGCCGCGGAGATCGCGCGCGCCGGCATCGATGCCGTCTATTCCTACGGCGGCCGCACCCGCGCGCCTGCCGATCAGCCGCTGCCGACCCGCATCGGCGGCTTTGGCGGCGTGAGCGGGCTTGCCGACTACATTCGCCGCGAAGGCATCACGCATGTGATCGACGCGACGCATCCCTTCGCTGCCGAGATGAGCCGAAACGCGGTCGCCGCATGCGCGGAAACCGGCACGCCGCTCATCGCGTTGGAACGCGCGCCATGGGTCAAGGCGTCTGACGACAACTGGATCGAGGTCGCTGACGTCAATGCGGCAGTCGCCGCGTTGCCCAACGCGCCGGCAAAAGTATTCTTGGCCATCGGCCGCCAGCACATCGCTCCGTTCGCGGCGAAGCCGCAGCACGCCTACACGCTGCGGTTCGTCGATCCGCCCGAAGCTTCCCTGCCGTTTCCAGCAGACGTGATCGTGTCGCGCGGACCATTCACCTTCGACGGCGAGTTGGGGATGATGCGCGCACGCGGCATCGCCTGGATCGTCGCCCGCAATTCCGGCGGCAACGGTGCGCGCGCCAAGATCGACGCGGCCCGCATGCTCGGCCTGCCCGTGATCATGATCTCGCGGCCGCGATTGCCCGAACGGTTGCGGGTCGAGAGCGTGGCGGAGGTCATGCAGTGGCTCGGTCATCGGACCTGCCTCGGCGCATAG